The sequence TATTGTATTGATGCAATTCCTGGTCTATATTGAATGTAGAGTGATATCACTACTACAAAAACGAGGTGACACAGTGCAGCTTTCAAAGCGCGAAATCAGTATTACGCTTACGCTCATTGATGCAAACGGACCGTTGATGACTGCCTTATTAGCAGAACAGTTCGAAATGAGTGTGCGCAGCATCAAATATGATTTAGATAATATTCGTGCGTGGTTAGAACAAAAAAACTCTCGCTCGTATCTCGAAGAAATAAAGGTATTTGGTTAGAATGGCCCGATTCAAAAAAACTTGAAATCAAAAATGAGTTGTTACATGTGGCACGTTATGCACTTTTCCCTGATCAGGAAGTACGCATTTACCGTCTGATTTTAAGGTTAGCACTAGCAGAAACGTTTTTAACTTCAGATACATTGGCTGAGGACATGTCCGTGTCACGCAATACGATTTTAAGCGACCTTGAAAAAATGGAACTTCTACTTTATGAATATGACGTTACGCTACAACGACGTAACCACTATGGTTTTTGTTTAGCAGGCGAAGAAAGTCAGATTCGATTGTTGATGGAAATTGTTATCCAAAAAGGTATGACTGATTATGATGTTTATAACATGATGCAAACGATTGTTAATCAAGAAAAAACACAAGCAACTAATTATGGAATGCCACATGAAATGGCAACGATTTTTAACGTCACATTAACAGAGATGGCACAGTTGGTTGACCAAGAAATGCTCGATCAATTTAATTACAGTGAAATTTTAGCCATCATTTTACGCGTTGCTATAGCGACAGGTCGTTTAAAAAATACGCATACAATGAAAAGTTATAAAATTCTAGATAATCAGCAACAGCTTGAACAAAAACGAGAACTGCCATTCTTATTGATGCAAGCTGTGTTTAACTACTATCACTTTCCTAATTTAGAAGATGAATATATTTATATCTTTAGTGACATATTGATTAATTATCAAGATGCCAATATTGCAGAGTTAACTACCGCATTAATTGCAGAGGTAAGTGAAAAAGAACAAGTGCCATTTAATGCAGATTAGCAGCTTTTTAATAATCTCTTTGCTCATTTATCATTAAAACTACATAAAAAACATGTTTTTGTTAATGAATACAATCCCTTTGTGGATGATATAAAGTCGAAAGATTCACACTTATTCAGACATATTCAGTTCGCTTCAGAAAAACTGATTGCCAGTTCGGCAGTGATTGTGAACGATTCGTTTGTATCTTATATAGCATTACATTTTTTAGTAGCCTATGAAAAAGCACAACCCAATCGTGATGTTGTTTCAATTGTCTATATCTGTTCAACAGGTTTGGGTGTGACAAGTTTAATCCAGCAAAAGATTATGGAAGAAGTAGCAAATGTTGAATTAGTTAGTTTTGCATCTGTCCTTAAAGCACAGGAAGTTATTAAGGAAAAAAATCCAGATTTAGTGGTTAGTATTTTTCCATTAGAAGGCATTCAACGTCCTTTTATCAAGGTACAGCCATTACCGACCGCTCAAGATATCACGAT comes from Brochothrix thermosphacta DSM 20171 = FSL F6-1036 and encodes:
- a CDS encoding helix-turn-helix domain-containing protein codes for the protein MARYALFPDQEVRIYRLILRLALAETFLTSDTLAEDMSVSRNTILSDLEKMELLLYEYDVTLQRRNHYGFCLAGEESQIRLLMEIVIQKGMTDYDVYNMMQTIVNQEKTQATNYGMPHEMATIFNVTLTEMAQLVDQEMLDQFNYSEILAIILRVAIATGRLKNTHTMKSYKILDNQQQLEQKRELPFLLMQAVFNYYHFPNLEDEYIYIFSDILINYQDANIAELTTALIAEVSEKEQVPFNAD